The following are encoded together in the Nocardioides sp. Arc9.136 genome:
- a CDS encoding DMT family transporter: MSAAAGRHDPRLGLLQISLAGVLWGTGGLGVRVVRDHVPMSVLTISAWRMGLAAAVLLLAVVALRAGGSLARLLRERPRRVLLVGCGTAAYQALYFGAVVAVGVTVATVVSLGLAPVLLTVADAVRHGRRPTGERLLVLAAALTGLVLVSVFAGHGGGTTGPHPGLGVALAVASGAAYALATALGEPLARATGPLTLTTATTSVGALALAPFLLADAVRGEPVLTSDPVVVTTLVYLGLMTMALAYGLLYAGLRTADGSAAVVATLLEPVTAALVAAVFLDERVGVGGVVGTLLILAAVGGLGRRSPDAGGPLTPATEPD; this comes from the coding sequence GTGAGCGCAGCGGCCGGCCGGCACGACCCGCGGCTGGGCCTGCTGCAGATCTCGCTGGCCGGCGTCCTGTGGGGCACCGGCGGGCTCGGCGTGCGGGTCGTCCGCGACCACGTCCCGATGTCGGTGCTGACCATCAGCGCCTGGCGGATGGGCCTCGCGGCCGCCGTCCTCCTGCTGGCCGTGGTCGCCCTGCGGGCGGGCGGGTCCCTGGCCCGGCTGCTGCGGGAGCGTCCGCGTCGGGTCCTGCTCGTGGGGTGCGGGACCGCGGCCTACCAGGCGCTCTACTTCGGCGCGGTCGTCGCGGTCGGCGTCACGGTGGCGACGGTGGTGAGCCTCGGGCTGGCCCCGGTGCTGCTCACCGTCGCCGACGCCGTCCGGCACGGCCGCCGGCCCACCGGCGAGCGCCTGCTGGTCCTGGCCGCGGCCCTGACCGGGTTGGTGCTGGTCAGCGTCTTCGCCGGCCACGGCGGCGGCACGACCGGCCCCCACCCCGGGCTCGGTGTCGCGCTGGCCGTCGCCTCGGGGGCGGCGTACGCGCTCGCGACCGCGCTGGGCGAGCCGCTGGCCCGCGCCACCGGACCGCTCACGCTCACCACCGCGACCACGAGCGTCGGTGCCCTCGCGCTGGCGCCGTTCCTCCTCGCCGACGCCGTCCGGGGCGAACCGGTGCTCACCTCGGACCCGGTGGTCGTGACCACGCTGGTCTACCTGGGGCTGATGACCATGGCTCTGGCCTACGGCCTGCTCTACGCGGGCCTGCGCACGGCCGACGGCAGCGCGGCGGTCGTGGCGACCCTCCTGGAACCGGTCACCGCCGCCCTGGTGGCGGCGGTGTTCCTCGACGAGCGGGTGGGCGTCGGCGGCGTCGTGGGGACCCTGCTGATCCTGGCCGCCGTCGGCGGGCTCGGACGCCGTAGCCCCGATGCCGGTGGACCGTTGACCCCGGCAACGGAACCTGACTAG
- the hutH gene encoding histidine ammonia-lyase — MSRQVSGAVVVGVGPVSPRDVVRVARGGARVELAEEALAALDRARRVVEELAAGPVATYGVSTGFGALATRHIPTEQRAQLQRSLVRSHAAGSGPEVEREVTRALMLLRLSTLATGRTGVRPGTARLLADLLSHGITPVVHEHGSLGCSGDLAPLSHCALALMGEGTVRDAAGELRPAADALADAGLEPVELAAKEGLALINGTDGMLGMLVLAVEDLRMLLRTADVAAAMSVEGQLGTDRVFAADLQALRPHPGQAASAANLVGLLAGSAIVASHRGPDCNRVQDAYSLRCSPQVHGAARDTVEHAALVAGRELASAIDNPVVVTDGGPGRVESNGNFHGAPVGYVLDFLAIVAADVASISERRTDRFLDKARNHGLPPFLAHDAGVDSGHMIAQYTQAAIVSELKRLAVPASVDSIPSSAMQEDHVSMGWSAARKLRRAVDGLTRVVAIEVLTAARALDLRAPLTPSPATGAVVRLLRDAGVEGPGPDRHLAPEIETAVGLVASGAVVEAVETVVGELA; from the coding sequence ATGTCCAGACAGGTGAGCGGTGCGGTGGTCGTCGGTGTCGGGCCGGTGAGCCCCCGCGACGTGGTGCGGGTCGCCCGCGGAGGCGCGCGGGTCGAGCTCGCCGAGGAGGCGCTCGCGGCGCTCGACCGCGCCCGCCGGGTGGTCGAGGAGCTCGCGGCGGGGCCGGTGGCGACGTACGGCGTGTCGACGGGGTTCGGTGCGCTGGCGACCCGGCACATCCCGACCGAGCAGCGGGCGCAGCTGCAGCGCTCGCTGGTGCGCTCCCACGCCGCCGGGTCGGGCCCGGAGGTCGAGCGGGAGGTGACCCGGGCGCTGATGCTGCTGCGGCTCTCCACCCTCGCCACCGGCCGCACCGGCGTCCGGCCGGGGACCGCGCGGCTGCTGGCCGACCTGCTCAGCCACGGCATCACCCCGGTGGTCCACGAGCACGGCTCGCTCGGGTGCTCCGGCGACCTCGCCCCGCTGTCCCACTGCGCGCTCGCCCTCATGGGCGAGGGGACGGTGCGGGACGCGGCGGGGGAGCTGCGCCCGGCTGCGGACGCGCTCGCCGACGCCGGCCTGGAGCCGGTCGAGCTGGCGGCCAAGGAGGGCCTCGCGCTGATCAACGGCACCGACGGCATGCTCGGCATGCTCGTGCTGGCCGTCGAGGACCTGCGGATGCTGCTGCGCACCGCCGACGTCGCCGCGGCCATGTCGGTCGAGGGACAGCTCGGCACCGACCGGGTCTTCGCCGCGGACCTGCAGGCCCTGCGGCCGCACCCGGGCCAGGCCGCCTCGGCGGCGAACCTGGTGGGCCTGCTCGCCGGGTCCGCGATCGTCGCCTCCCACCGTGGCCCGGACTGCAACCGGGTGCAGGACGCCTACTCCCTGCGCTGCTCGCCGCAGGTCCACGGCGCGGCGCGGGACACCGTCGAGCACGCCGCCCTCGTCGCCGGGCGCGAGCTGGCCTCGGCCATCGACAACCCGGTCGTCGTCACCGACGGCGGGCCGGGTCGGGTGGAGTCGAACGGCAACTTCCACGGCGCACCGGTGGGCTACGTGCTCGACTTCCTCGCGATCGTCGCCGCCGACGTCGCCTCGATCAGCGAGCGGCGCACCGACCGGTTCCTCGACAAGGCCCGCAACCACGGGCTGCCCCCGTTCCTCGCCCACGACGCGGGGGTCGACAGCGGCCACATGATCGCGCAGTACACCCAGGCCGCGATCGTCTCCGAGCTCAAGCGGCTCGCCGTCCCGGCCTCGGTCGACTCCATCCCGAGCTCGGCGATGCAGGAGGACCACGTCTCGATGGGCTGGTCGGCCGCGCGGAAGCTGCGCCGGGCCGTCGACGGGCTGACCCGCGTCGTGGCCATCGAGGTCCTCACCGCCGCCCGGGCCCTGGACCTGCGTGCCCCGCTGACCCCGTCGCCGGCCACCGGCGCCGTCGTGCGCCTGCTGCGCGACGCCGGGGTCGAGGGCCCCGGGCCGGACCGCCACCTCGCCCCCGAGATCGAGACCGCCGTCGGCCTGGTCGCCTCGGGAGCCGTCGTCGAGGCCGTCGAGACAGTGGTCGGAGAGCTGGCATGA
- a CDS encoding helix-turn-helix domain-containing protein: protein MSRYGQYCPITRSLEILGDRWTLLIVRDLLLGANRFNELARGLPTMSRAILSKRLDLLERHGLLVHDGEEYRPTPACQELHPIIFGLAEWGARWAFGEPRSDELDPTVLMWWIRGGIDAAPFGGRRVVLHVRLSDGRRRRFWFVISPHDVSLCFTDPGHEVDVWVDSSLSTLYQVWEGRIELRSAVRDGLVGLSGRREVLLVLPDALLFSPVAPLVRRTALRPAAT from the coding sequence ATGTCCCGGTACGGGCAGTACTGCCCGATCACCCGGTCGCTGGAGATCCTCGGCGACCGCTGGACCCTGCTCATCGTCCGGGACCTCCTGCTCGGCGCGAACCGGTTCAACGAGCTGGCACGCGGCCTGCCGACGATGTCCCGGGCGATCCTCTCCAAGCGGCTCGACCTGCTGGAGCGGCACGGGCTGCTCGTCCACGACGGCGAGGAGTACCGCCCCACCCCGGCCTGCCAGGAGCTGCACCCGATCATCTTCGGCCTCGCCGAGTGGGGCGCCCGGTGGGCGTTCGGCGAGCCGCGCTCCGACGAGCTGGACCCGACGGTGCTGATGTGGTGGATCCGCGGCGGGATCGACGCCGCGCCGTTCGGCGGGCGGCGGGTCGTGCTGCACGTGCGCCTCTCCGACGGGCGGCGGCGCCGGTTCTGGTTCGTGATCTCGCCCCACGACGTGTCGCTGTGCTTCACCGATCCCGGGCACGAGGTCGACGTCTGGGTGGACTCCTCGCTCTCGACGCTCTACCAGGTCTGGGAGGGCCGGATCGAGCTGCGCTCCGCCGTGCGGGACGGCCTCGTGGGCCTCAGCGGACGCCGCGAGGTGCTCCTGGTCCTGCCCGACGCCCTGCTGTTCTCCCCCGTCGCGCCGCTCGTGCGGCGTACGGCGCTCAGGCCTGCCGCGACCTGA
- a CDS encoding IclR family transcriptional regulator, translating into MGQVPAATRALRVLRFLASQPDPAPLERIVRACDLPRSTAYHLLNAMIAEGFVVHLAEEHRYGLGVAAFEVGSGYSRQEPLQRIARRPLAALVDRVGQSAHLAVLHGRDVLYVLEERAPGRPPLVTDVGVRLPASLTASGRALLARLPAAQVRALYPSPDAFVDRHGQGPRTLSALRVMLAETRQRGWATEDGEVTPGLASVASAVVDHNGHPMAGVAVTYPSETPSEGPAGAAVDAAALAEEVRRTAAQLTRRLGGVA; encoded by the coding sequence ATGGGTCAGGTGCCGGCGGCGACGCGTGCGTTGCGGGTGCTGCGCTTCCTGGCCAGCCAGCCCGACCCGGCGCCGCTCGAGCGCATCGTGCGCGCCTGCGACCTGCCGCGCAGCACGGCGTACCACCTGCTCAACGCGATGATCGCCGAGGGCTTCGTCGTCCACCTCGCCGAGGAGCACCGGTACGGCCTCGGCGTGGCCGCCTTCGAGGTCGGCAGCGGCTACTCCCGCCAGGAGCCGCTCCAGCGGATCGCCCGGCGGCCGCTCGCCGCCCTCGTCGACCGGGTCGGGCAGAGCGCGCACCTCGCCGTCCTGCACGGCCGTGACGTCCTCTACGTCCTCGAGGAGCGCGCCCCCGGCCGCCCCCCGCTCGTCACCGACGTCGGGGTACGGCTGCCGGCCTCGCTCACCGCGAGCGGTCGAGCGCTGCTGGCCCGGCTCCCGGCCGCCCAGGTCCGGGCGCTCTACCCCTCCCCGGACGCCTTCGTCGACCGGCACGGGCAGGGGCCGCGCACCCTCAGCGCGCTGCGGGTGATGCTTGCCGAGACCCGCCAGCGCGGGTGGGCCACGGAGGACGGCGAGGTCACCCCCGGGCTGGCCAGCGTCGCCTCCGCGGTCGTCGACCACAACGGGCACCCGATGGCGGGGGTCGCGGTCACCTACCCGTCCGAGACCCCGTCCGAGGGCCCGGCCGGGGCTGCGGTCGACGCCGCCGCCCTCGCCGAGGAGGTACGGCGCACCGCGGCGCAGCTGACCCGCCGGCTCGGGGGCGTCGCGTGA
- a CDS encoding MFS transporter has protein sequence MSAAPGTTSDTSAISGTRRWAMLGASTLAQGAAAVMIHGPAFLIPALHDRVGLSLAEAGVVAAAPTVGVMLALVLWGLVVDRRGERFVLLTGLGATTAVGAVATFVGGTVPLALTLLLAGAAAASTGSASGRVVVGWFPPERRGLAMGVRQMAQPAGVGIAAISIAVVAERHGVGAALWVPTIAAALAAALVAAVVVDPPRPDSRAEPAPNPYRADSYLARIHGVSVLLVVPQFLVWTFALVWLVQDRGWSAAAAGSLVAGAQVVGALGRIAAGWLSDVVGARMRPLRWVAVAAGVSMGLLGVAAGTDSAVAVPLVVLATVITVADNGLAFTAVAERSGPAWSGRALGVQNTAQYLAASAVPPVAGVMVATWGYAAAFGLAALFPLVAAPLVPVREETELV, from the coding sequence GTGAGCGCAGCACCGGGCACCACGTCGGACACCTCGGCCATCAGCGGCACCCGTCGCTGGGCGATGCTGGGCGCGAGCACGCTCGCCCAGGGCGCGGCCGCGGTGATGATCCACGGACCGGCGTTCCTCATCCCCGCGCTCCACGACCGCGTCGGGCTGAGCCTGGCCGAGGCGGGCGTGGTGGCCGCGGCGCCGACGGTCGGCGTGATGCTGGCGCTGGTGCTGTGGGGCCTCGTGGTCGACCGGCGTGGCGAGCGGTTCGTCCTGCTGACCGGGCTGGGCGCGACCACCGCGGTCGGAGCGGTCGCGACGTTCGTCGGTGGCACCGTGCCGCTGGCGCTCACCCTGCTGCTCGCCGGCGCCGCCGCGGCCAGCACCGGGTCCGCGAGCGGCCGCGTCGTGGTCGGGTGGTTCCCGCCCGAGCGGCGCGGCCTGGCGATGGGCGTGCGGCAGATGGCCCAGCCGGCGGGCGTCGGCATCGCCGCGATCTCGATCGCCGTCGTCGCCGAGCGGCACGGTGTCGGCGCCGCCCTGTGGGTCCCGACGATCGCCGCCGCGCTGGCCGCCGCCCTGGTCGCCGCGGTCGTCGTCGACCCGCCGCGGCCCGACTCGCGCGCCGAGCCGGCGCCGAACCCCTACCGGGCGGACTCCTACCTGGCCCGGATCCACGGCGTCTCGGTGCTCCTCGTCGTCCCCCAGTTCCTCGTGTGGACCTTCGCGCTGGTCTGGCTGGTCCAGGACCGCGGCTGGTCGGCCGCCGCCGCCGGGTCGCTGGTCGCCGGCGCGCAGGTCGTCGGCGCGCTCGGCCGGATCGCGGCGGGTTGGCTCTCCGACGTCGTGGGCGCCCGGATGCGCCCCCTGCGCTGGGTCGCGGTCGCCGCCGGCGTCTCCATGGGGCTGCTCGGCGTCGCCGCCGGGACGGACTCCGCGGTCGCCGTCCCGCTGGTCGTGCTGGCCACGGTGATCACCGTCGCCGACAACGGCCTGGCCTTCACCGCCGTCGCGGAGCGCTCCGGCCCTGCCTGGAGCGGTCGCGCGCTGGGGGTGCAGAACACCGCGCAGTACCTCGCCGCCTCCGCCGTCCCGCCCGTGGCCGGCGTCATGGTCGCGACGTGGGGGTACGCCGCGGCGTTCGGGCTCGCCGCCCTGTTCCCGCTGGTGGCGGCCCCGCTGGTCCCGGTCCGCGAGGAGACCGAGCTGGTCTGA
- the hutU gene encoding urocanate hydratase: MREINAPRGTALSARSWQTEAPLRMLMNNLDPDVAERPEDLVVYGGTGRAARSWAAYDAICTALRDLADDETLLVQSGKPVGVMRTHTWAPRVLIANSNLVGDWATWEEFRRLEDLGLTMYGQMTAGSWIYIGTQGILQGTFETFAAVGEKLATGAVTGRGGSLAGTITVTAGLGGMGGAQPLAVTMNDGVVICVECDPARIQRRIDHRYLDARADSLEHALELAVAARDERRALSIGVLGNAAEVLPRLVEMGAPVDVVTDQTSAHDPLAYLPVGTAFEDWERERTADPAGFTERARASMAAHVRAMVELQDRGAEVFDYGNSIRDEARKGGYDRAFDFPGFVPAYIRPLFCEGKGPFRWAALSGDPADIAATDRAVLELFPEDEKLRRWITLAQERVEHQGLPARICWLGYGERHRAGLRFNEMVASGELSAPVVIGRDHLDCGSVASPYRETEGMLDGSDAIADWALLNALVNTASGATWVSIHHGGGVGIGRSIHAGQVCVADGTALAAEKIERVLTNDPAMGVVRHVDAGYERADQVARERGVRVPVPFRSRQA; encoded by the coding sequence ATGAGGGAGATCAACGCGCCGCGAGGCACGGCGCTGAGCGCACGGTCCTGGCAGACCGAGGCGCCGCTGCGGATGCTGATGAACAACCTCGACCCCGACGTGGCCGAGCGGCCCGAGGACCTCGTGGTCTACGGCGGCACCGGCCGGGCGGCGCGGTCGTGGGCGGCGTACGACGCCATCTGCACGGCCCTGCGCGACCTGGCCGACGACGAGACCCTGCTGGTGCAGTCGGGCAAGCCGGTCGGGGTCATGCGCACCCACACCTGGGCCCCGCGGGTGCTCATCGCCAACTCCAACCTCGTCGGCGACTGGGCGACCTGGGAGGAGTTCCGGCGGCTGGAGGACCTCGGGCTGACGATGTACGGCCAGATGACGGCCGGCTCGTGGATCTACATCGGCACCCAGGGGATCCTCCAGGGCACGTTCGAGACCTTCGCGGCGGTGGGCGAGAAGCTCGCCACCGGGGCGGTCACCGGCCGCGGCGGCTCGCTGGCCGGCACGATCACCGTGACGGCCGGCCTCGGCGGGATGGGCGGCGCGCAGCCGCTCGCGGTCACCATGAACGACGGCGTCGTGATCTGCGTGGAGTGCGACCCCGCGCGGATCCAGCGGCGGATCGACCACCGCTACCTCGACGCCCGGGCCGACTCCCTCGAGCACGCCCTCGAGCTGGCCGTCGCCGCGCGCGACGAGCGCCGGGCGCTCTCGATCGGCGTGCTCGGCAACGCCGCCGAGGTGCTGCCGCGGCTGGTGGAGATGGGGGCGCCGGTCGACGTGGTCACCGACCAGACCTCGGCGCACGACCCGCTGGCCTACCTGCCGGTCGGCACCGCCTTCGAGGACTGGGAGCGGGAGCGGACCGCCGACCCGGCCGGCTTCACCGAGCGGGCGCGCGCGTCGATGGCGGCGCACGTGCGGGCGATGGTCGAGCTGCAGGACCGCGGCGCGGAGGTCTTCGACTACGGGAACTCCATCCGCGACGAGGCGCGCAAGGGCGGCTACGACCGGGCGTTCGACTTCCCGGGCTTCGTGCCGGCCTACATCCGGCCGCTCTTCTGCGAGGGCAAGGGACCCTTCCGCTGGGCCGCGCTCTCGGGCGACCCGGCCGACATCGCCGCGACCGACCGGGCGGTGCTCGAGCTCTTCCCCGAGGACGAGAAGCTGCGCCGCTGGATCACGCTGGCCCAGGAGCGGGTCGAGCACCAGGGGCTGCCGGCGCGGATCTGCTGGCTGGGGTACGGCGAGCGGCACCGCGCGGGGCTGCGCTTCAACGAGATGGTGGCCAGCGGGGAGCTCTCGGCGCCGGTCGTCATCGGGCGCGACCACCTCGACTGCGGGTCGGTCGCCTCGCCGTACCGCGAGACCGAGGGGATGCTCGACGGCTCCGACGCCATCGCCGACTGGGCGCTGCTCAACGCCCTGGTCAACACCGCCTCGGGCGCCACCTGGGTCTCCATCCACCACGGCGGCGGGGTCGGCATCGGCCGCTCGATCCACGCGGGCCAGGTGTGCGTGGCGGACGGCACGGCGCTGGCGGCGGAGAAGATCGAGCGGGTGCTGACCAACGACCCGGCGATGGGCGTGGTGCGGCACGTGGACGCGGGCTACGAGCGGGCCGACCAGGTGGCGCGCGAGCGCGGCGTACGGGTGCCGGTGCCGTTCAGGTCGCGGCAGGCCTGA
- a CDS encoding choice-of-anchor P family protein encodes MRRYLPLGATTALAVASAILVVPSTSQAAPVDRAPAAKVRTEFAMKAAGYGTRVQGGSIPATSGTTAYQVIGCTNKAGIARRNDVAGVTLPGLGQVDGVRTRVNTFTNKSRSRTTVVSQHDVARISLGGALTLRGVTSKATVWHDGSGFHKSVETTIGSIRAGGDTFPIPTPNTPIRIPGLATISLGDHHGYANASGAYAAGNAIKVVLEPTDTVVRIAHSAARINRGVKVGRFRGQAHGTQVDALDQNIKSGPLPLSYMPCQGTEGKVKEKSVAGLDLADQIVVGAVRNRQMGRQTNELATGFEESTIAGIKLGPLTINAIKARANVTRFRDGRVKRNASGTTIGEIVLNGEAQAIPDPGQALEIPGLVRLEANVVDKTRLGIRVTAVRLTLLDGTGATVNLGNARLEIKPSGVKK; translated from the coding sequence ATGCGTCGGTACCTCCCCCTCGGGGCGACCACCGCCCTCGCGGTCGCCTCGGCGATCCTCGTCGTCCCCAGCACGTCCCAGGCAGCCCCCGTCGATCGCGCACCCGCCGCGAAGGTGCGGACCGAGTTCGCCATGAAGGCGGCGGGCTACGGCACCCGCGTCCAGGGCGGCTCGATCCCCGCCACGTCCGGCACCACGGCGTACCAGGTGATCGGCTGCACCAACAAGGCCGGCATCGCCCGGCGCAACGACGTCGCCGGGGTCACCCTGCCGGGGCTCGGGCAGGTCGACGGCGTGCGCACGCGCGTCAACACCTTCACGAACAAGTCGAGGAGCCGCACGACCGTCGTCTCCCAGCACGACGTCGCCCGGATCAGCCTCGGCGGCGCCCTGACGCTCCGCGGCGTCACCTCCAAGGCGACCGTCTGGCACGACGGGTCCGGCTTCCACAAGTCGGTCGAGACGACGATCGGAAGCATCCGGGCCGGTGGCGACACCTTCCCGATCCCGACCCCCAACACGCCGATCCGGATCCCGGGCCTCGCCACGATCTCCCTCGGCGACCACCACGGCTACGCGAACGCGTCCGGCGCCTACGCCGCGGGCAACGCGATCAAGGTCGTCCTCGAGCCGACCGACACCGTCGTCCGGATCGCGCACTCCGCCGCCCGGATCAACCGCGGCGTCAAGGTCGGTCGCTTCCGCGGCCAGGCGCACGGCACCCAGGTCGACGCCCTGGACCAGAACATCAAGTCCGGCCCGCTCCCGCTGTCCTACATGCCGTGCCAGGGCACCGAGGGCAAGGTCAAGGAGAAGTCCGTCGCCGGGCTCGACCTGGCCGACCAGATCGTCGTCGGCGCGGTCCGCAACCGCCAGATGGGCCGCCAGACCAACGAGCTGGCGACCGGCTTCGAGGAGTCGACCATCGCCGGCATCAAGCTCGGCCCGCTCACGATCAACGCGATCAAGGCCCGTGCCAACGTGACCCGCTTCCGTGACGGGCGGGTCAAGCGCAACGCCTCGGGCACCACGATCGGCGAGATCGTCCTCAACGGCGAGGCGCAGGCGATCCCGGACCCGGGCCAGGCGCTCGAGATCCCGGGCCTGGTGCGCCTCGAGGCCAACGTCGTCGACAAGACCCGGCTCGGCATCAGGGTGACGGCCGTGCGGCTGACGCTGCTCGACGGCACCGGCGCCACGGTCAACCTGGGCAACGCCCGGCTCGAGATCAAGCCGTCGGGTGTGAAGAAGTAG